The proteins below come from a single Arthrobacter crystallopoietes genomic window:
- a CDS encoding MOSC domain-containing protein, producing MTAIYKYPVEVLHLLVSPEHAYFGRARDGAADVLTEDAGRIELVAGKGIVGDRFFGKAAHMDAAVTLMAVESLESIATDLGVPPFDPLLTRRNVVLRGAQLAPLVGEEFALESRGDVVRLRGGRPAHPCVWMDRMLAPGAHAAMRGRGGIRCQALSDGILHRGPAVLLSPVPLEPEQAGEAVRPRPNRLP from the coding sequence GTGACGGCAATTTACAAGTACCCGGTAGAGGTCCTGCATCTTCTCGTATCACCGGAACATGCCTACTTTGGCCGGGCCAGGGACGGCGCCGCGGACGTCCTGACGGAAGATGCCGGCCGGATCGAGCTGGTGGCCGGCAAGGGCATCGTCGGGGACAGGTTTTTCGGCAAGGCTGCGCATATGGACGCGGCCGTCACCCTCATGGCCGTCGAATCCCTCGAAAGCATCGCCACGGACCTCGGCGTCCCGCCCTTCGACCCGCTCCTGACCCGCCGCAACGTGGTCCTCAGGGGCGCCCAGTTGGCCCCGCTGGTCGGTGAGGAATTCGCGCTCGAGTCACGCGGCGACGTCGTACGCCTCCGCGGCGGCCGCCCTGCCCACCCCTGTGTTTGGATGGACCGGATGCTGGCGCCCGGCGCGCACGCCGCTATGCGTGGTCGAGGAGGAATCCGCTGCCAGGCGCTGTCGGACGGTATCCTCCACCGCGGACCGGCCGTGCTGCTCAGCCCTGTGCCGCTCGAACCCGAGCAGGCCGGCGAGGCCGTGCGGCCACGGCCCAACCGGCTGCCGTAG
- a CDS encoding DNA-formamidopyrimidine glycosylase family protein, with product MPEMPEVQGLVDFLRLKLIPPGAPPATIAQVEVLSFSVLKTADVPLDALSAEPLSGVERRGKFIVLTAGGVHLVMHLAKAGWLRWSDALKPGPLRPGKGPMALRVRFAAEGEEKPGGFDLTEAGTKKSLAVYVVKDPLDVPGIARLGPDALDVDYATFAEIVTSHRGQIKGLLRDQSAIAGIGNAYSDEILHAAHLSPFANAAKLDPDEVTRLFEAMHAVLEHAIASASGRPAAELKDSKRKAMQVHARTGEACPVCGDTIREVSFADSSLQYCPTCQTGGKLLADRRTSKFLK from the coding sequence ATGCCCGAGATGCCCGAAGTGCAGGGACTCGTTGACTTCCTGCGGCTGAAACTCATCCCGCCCGGCGCCCCGCCGGCCACGATCGCGCAGGTGGAGGTGCTTTCCTTCTCGGTGCTGAAAACCGCGGACGTCCCGCTGGACGCCCTCAGCGCCGAGCCGCTGTCCGGCGTCGAGCGGCGCGGCAAGTTCATTGTCCTGACTGCCGGAGGCGTGCACCTGGTCATGCATCTGGCCAAGGCCGGGTGGCTCCGCTGGTCGGACGCGCTGAAACCGGGGCCCCTGCGGCCGGGCAAGGGGCCGATGGCGCTGCGCGTGCGGTTCGCGGCCGAGGGTGAAGAGAAGCCGGGGGGGTTTGATCTGACTGAAGCCGGCACGAAGAAGTCCCTGGCTGTCTACGTAGTCAAAGATCCCCTCGACGTGCCGGGCATCGCGCGGCTGGGGCCGGACGCGCTCGACGTCGACTACGCAACTTTCGCAGAGATCGTCACCTCGCACCGTGGCCAGATCAAGGGCCTGCTGCGGGACCAGTCCGCGATCGCCGGCATCGGCAACGCCTACAGCGACGAAATCCTGCACGCAGCGCACCTGTCCCCATTCGCCAACGCCGCCAAGCTTGATCCCGACGAGGTGACGAGGCTGTTCGAGGCCATGCACGCTGTGCTGGAGCACGCGATTGCCAGCGCTTCGGGCCGACCCGCCGCCGAACTGAAGGACTCTAAACGGAAAGCGATGCAGGTGCATGCGCGCACGGGCGAAGCCTGTCCGGTGTGCGGGGACACCATCCGGGAAGTGTCCTTTGCGGATTCCTCGCTGCAGTACTGTCCTACGTGCCAGACCGGGGGGAAGCTGCTGGCGGACCGAAGGACGTCGAAGTTCCTCAAATGA
- a CDS encoding ABC transporter permease, with protein MTLTQHQPVRNPRKAPGSEGSKNYDGAAARASQVLPRLIAPVALAGILLTFSLLSPNFLVPGNLLSVLSQMAILALVAVGLTVVVRAGGIDLSIGVALDLAALGAAALIADGYRAWVAIAVGLFFGLLVGAVNAALIVGLKIPPFLATLSVWFIGTSVQQLLTGGGAPIYLSTPRVPIEFALLGRGYVLDLDGVVLTVAIVAVVVAVLLGLTRWGRAVTLAGEQPTAARISGLRVNRLSVSAYLLCSLVAAFAGVILAARTNGFVPGSGQAYLMDAIGAVFIGATLSRFGRVSVPGTLVGVLIFGLLSNGMNLIGLSFFWQGLGRGIVLLAILLLGVLLARNSGRPGPFGRLLTPAAAPRQKAD; from the coding sequence ATGACGCTGACCCAGCATCAACCTGTCCGGAATCCGCGCAAGGCGCCCGGTTCCGAAGGCTCGAAGAATTACGACGGCGCCGCCGCCCGGGCATCGCAGGTCCTGCCGCGCCTTATCGCCCCGGTGGCCCTGGCCGGCATCCTGCTGACCTTCAGCCTCCTCTCGCCCAACTTCCTGGTTCCCGGAAACCTCCTGAGCGTGCTCAGCCAGATGGCCATCCTGGCCCTGGTGGCGGTCGGCCTGACCGTCGTCGTGCGGGCCGGCGGCATCGACCTGTCGATCGGCGTTGCCCTGGACCTGGCGGCGCTGGGGGCCGCGGCACTCATCGCCGATGGCTACCGCGCCTGGGTGGCCATCGCCGTCGGACTATTCTTCGGGCTGCTCGTCGGCGCCGTGAACGCGGCCCTCATCGTAGGCCTGAAGATCCCGCCGTTCCTGGCCACGCTCAGTGTCTGGTTCATCGGCACCAGCGTCCAGCAGTTGCTGACGGGCGGCGGCGCCCCGATCTATCTGTCCACGCCCCGCGTGCCGATCGAGTTCGCGCTGCTGGGCCGCGGCTACGTGCTGGACCTGGACGGCGTGGTGCTGACAGTGGCCATCGTGGCCGTCGTCGTTGCTGTGCTCCTGGGCCTGACCCGGTGGGGGCGTGCGGTCACCCTGGCGGGCGAGCAGCCGACCGCGGCACGCATCTCCGGCCTGCGGGTCAACCGGTTGAGCGTCAGCGCCTACCTGCTTTGCTCCCTGGTGGCAGCCTTCGCCGGCGTCATCCTCGCCGCGCGGACCAACGGGTTCGTGCCCGGCAGTGGACAGGCCTATCTGATGGACGCCATCGGCGCCGTCTTCATCGGCGCGACGTTGAGCAGGTTCGGCCGTGTGTCGGTGCCTGGCACGCTGGTGGGTGTGCTGATCTTCGGCCTGCTCAGCAACGGCATGAACCTCATCGGCCTGTCCTTCTTCTGGCAGGGACTGGGACGTGGAATCGTCCTGCTGGCCATCCTGCTCCTCGGCGTTCTGCTGGCCCGAAATTCCGGCCGGCCCGGCCCGTTCGGACGCCTCCTCACTCCGGCCGCCGCACCTCGACAGAAAGCCGACTAG
- a CDS encoding SDR family NAD(P)-dependent oxidoreductase — translation MAQFDGKVALVTGGGSGIGEAISKELAAKGASVVVTDINLDAAERVVKEISDGGGTASAVQQDTARKEDSEKVVRHAVDTYGALHYAVNNAGIGGKQAPAGETDLEEWDKVIDINLNGVLYGMRYQIPEMLKAGGENSAIVNMASIHGSVAALGNGAYTAAKHGVVGLTKNAAAEYGPQGLRINSVGPGYINTPLVRNSLSEDIRKALEGKHALGRLGTSEEVAHLVSFLLSEDASFMTGGYYLVDGGYTAV, via the coding sequence ATGGCACAGTTCGACGGCAAGGTCGCTCTTGTTACCGGCGGCGGTTCCGGAATCGGTGAGGCAATCAGCAAGGAACTCGCCGCCAAGGGCGCCAGCGTGGTGGTCACTGACATCAACCTGGACGCAGCAGAACGGGTTGTGAAGGAGATTTCCGACGGCGGCGGCACGGCTTCCGCAGTACAGCAGGACACTGCGCGCAAGGAGGACTCCGAAAAGGTGGTCCGTCACGCTGTGGACACCTACGGGGCGCTGCACTACGCGGTCAACAACGCGGGCATCGGCGGCAAGCAGGCTCCGGCGGGCGAGACCGACCTGGAGGAGTGGGACAAGGTCATCGACATCAACCTCAACGGCGTGCTCTATGGCATGCGCTACCAGATCCCCGAGATGCTTAAGGCCGGCGGCGAGAACTCCGCGATCGTCAACATGGCCTCCATCCACGGCTCGGTCGCGGCCCTCGGCAATGGTGCGTACACCGCCGCGAAGCACGGGGTAGTCGGCCTCACCAAAAACGCGGCGGCCGAATACGGACCGCAGGGCCTGCGCATCAACTCCGTCGGTCCCGGCTACATCAACACTCCGCTGGTTCGGAACAGCCTGAGTGAAGACATCCGCAAGGCACTCGAAGGCAAGCACGCTCTCGGCCGTCTGGGCACGTCCGAGGAGGTCGCCCACCTGGTGAGCTTCCTCCTCTCGGAGGATGCCTCGTTCATGACCGGAGGGTACTACCTGGTCGACGGCGGCTACACCGCGGTCTAG
- a CDS encoding helix-turn-helix transcriptional regulator, whose product MNPDELANLAHLRRARDLIDRDYARPLDVPTMAARALMSPAHFSRRFKAAYGETPYNYLMTRRIERAMALLRSGMSVTDACMTVGCTSLGSFSTRFTEMVGETPSAYRGREHDAMEAMPQCIAKLLTRPPRFGSSRIEEAAGAART is encoded by the coding sequence GTGAACCCTGATGAACTGGCCAACCTGGCCCATCTGCGCCGTGCGCGGGACCTGATCGACCGGGACTACGCGCGGCCGCTCGATGTGCCGACTATGGCGGCCAGGGCGCTGATGTCGCCGGCCCATTTTTCCCGCCGGTTCAAGGCCGCGTACGGCGAGACGCCCTACAACTACCTGATGACCCGGCGGATCGAGCGGGCCATGGCGCTGCTGCGCTCCGGCATGAGCGTCACCGATGCATGCATGACGGTGGGATGTACATCGCTGGGCTCGTTCAGCACGCGCTTCACCGAAATGGTGGGGGAGACCCCGAGCGCCTACCGCGGCCGCGAGCACGACGCGATGGAGGCGATGCCGCAGTGCATCGCCAAGCTGCTGACCCGGCCTCCGCGGTTCGGATCGAGCAGGATCGAAGAAGCGGCTGGCGCGGCACGGACGTAG
- a CDS encoding LLM class flavin-dependent oxidoreductase, producing the protein MAQRISLNAFDMTTPTHQSPGLWQHPENRAHTYNTLEYWTDLAQTLERGTFDALFLADVLGIYDVYKNSSAPALLDADQVPLNDPFMQISAMATVTKNLGFAVTSALTYEQPYALARKFSSLDHLTRGRIGWNVVTSYLESAARNLGMTRQLGHDDRYDLAEEFMDVVYKLWEGSWEEGAVLLDRERGIYTDPSKVHPINHHGEYFDVPGIHLSEPSLQRTPAIFQAGASPRGRAFGAKHAEGIFLNSIRPEITRKATDATRDAFEAAGRPRNAGKFYALVTAVVADSDAEAEKLHREYQSYSSREGAMTFYGGWSGLDLSRYAGEEELKYLDTNAARSALSIFTTADPERSWTPNSVADYLGVGGIGPVLVGSPETVADEIERWVDVAGLDGINLAYAITPGSFEQFVDLVVPELRKRGRVWEDYEGSTLREYLAGPGNARVADNHPAAAYRGAYAGSPSAADSAATSTPEAILGAR; encoded by the coding sequence ATGGCACAACGCATCAGCCTCAACGCCTTCGACATGACCACTCCCACGCACCAGAGCCCCGGGCTGTGGCAGCATCCGGAGAACCGCGCCCATACGTACAACACCCTGGAGTACTGGACGGACCTGGCGCAGACGCTGGAACGCGGCACGTTCGACGCCCTGTTCCTGGCCGACGTGCTGGGGATCTACGATGTCTACAAAAACTCGTCGGCACCCGCGCTGCTCGACGCCGACCAGGTTCCCTTGAACGATCCGTTCATGCAGATCTCCGCGATGGCCACGGTCACGAAGAACCTCGGCTTCGCGGTCACCAGCGCACTGACCTACGAGCAGCCCTACGCGCTGGCCCGTAAGTTCTCATCGCTGGACCACCTCACCCGCGGGCGCATCGGCTGGAACGTGGTGACCAGCTACCTCGAGTCGGCGGCGCGCAACCTCGGCATGACCCGCCAGCTCGGACACGACGACCGCTATGACCTGGCCGAAGAGTTCATGGACGTGGTGTACAAGCTGTGGGAGGGCTCCTGGGAAGAAGGCGCCGTGCTTCTGGACCGGGAGCGGGGTATCTACACCGACCCGTCCAAGGTCCACCCGATCAACCACCACGGCGAATACTTCGACGTGCCGGGCATCCACCTCTCCGAGCCGTCCCTGCAGCGGACACCCGCGATCTTCCAGGCCGGCGCTTCGCCGCGCGGCCGGGCCTTCGGAGCGAAGCATGCCGAGGGCATTTTCCTGAACTCGATCCGGCCGGAGATCACCCGCAAGGCCACGGACGCCACCCGGGACGCGTTCGAGGCCGCCGGCCGACCACGGAATGCCGGGAAGTTCTACGCGCTGGTGACGGCCGTCGTCGCCGATTCGGACGCAGAGGCGGAGAAACTGCACCGCGAGTACCAGTCCTACTCCTCCCGCGAGGGCGCCATGACCTTCTACGGCGGTTGGTCCGGCCTCGACCTGTCGCGCTACGCCGGCGAGGAGGAACTGAAATACCTGGACACCAACGCCGCACGCTCCGCCCTTTCCATCTTCACGACGGCGGATCCTGAGCGTTCCTGGACGCCGAATTCGGTTGCCGACTACCTGGGTGTCGGCGGAATCGGGCCCGTGCTGGTCGGTTCACCGGAAACGGTTGCCGACGAGATCGAACGCTGGGTGGACGTGGCGGGACTGGACGGCATCAACCTGGCCTACGCCATCACCCCGGGCTCGTTCGAGCAGTTCGTCGACCTGGTGGTTCCGGAGCTCCGCAAGCGTGGCCGCGTCTGGGAAGACTACGAAGGCTCGACCCTGCGCGAATACCTTGCCGGGCCGGGCAACGCCCGGGTCGCTGACAACCATCCGGCAGCGGCATACCGCGGAGCCTACGCCGGGTCGCCGAGCGCGGCCGATTCGGCTGCCACCAGTACACCCGAAGCCATTCTCGGCGCCCGCTGA
- a CDS encoding MFS transporter yields MPWVITGIVVLALSLRAPIIAPTAVISDIRADTGLNAIGAGLLTGLPVLLFALATPLATRTIRRFGPEATVVLCLAGVLAGTIIRSAGPAVVVLAGTALIGIAMTLGNIVVPVIIRRDVSWRQVSTVTGAYSAAMNVGSMATLLGTAPLAALFGWRWAIASWGVVIAAGLAYWLVWGRRQFGARADAAKSVSAGTATKRTTAGPASDGPGAATAGNRNRRIVGLLILAFCGQSGAYYATTAWLPLLLSETRGLGLAASGATASLFQVAAIAGAFGVPLLAARTRTWIPVAVIGLCWITLPIGLLIAPEAYALWSIIGGVAQGGGFTAIFSLIPRITRSDKEAASASARIQSGGYLAATCAPPLAGWLNSVTGGWSAPLLLVLAATLAFAVGGLLAVRLSERR; encoded by the coding sequence CTGCCCTGGGTGATCACCGGGATTGTGGTCCTGGCCCTGAGCCTGCGCGCCCCGATCATCGCCCCGACGGCGGTGATCAGCGATATCCGGGCCGACACCGGCCTCAACGCCATCGGCGCCGGCCTGCTCACCGGGCTTCCGGTGCTGCTCTTCGCCCTGGCCACCCCGCTGGCCACCCGCACCATCCGCCGCTTCGGCCCGGAGGCAACCGTCGTCCTTTGCCTGGCAGGCGTGCTTGCCGGAACGATCATCCGCTCGGCCGGCCCCGCCGTCGTTGTACTGGCAGGGACAGCGCTCATCGGCATCGCCATGACGCTGGGCAATATCGTGGTGCCGGTCATCATCCGGCGCGACGTGTCATGGCGGCAGGTATCGACGGTCACGGGCGCGTACTCGGCTGCGATGAACGTCGGCTCGATGGCCACCCTGCTCGGCACCGCGCCGCTCGCGGCACTCTTCGGCTGGCGGTGGGCTATCGCTTCGTGGGGCGTGGTCATCGCGGCGGGCTTGGCCTACTGGTTGGTGTGGGGACGGCGGCAGTTCGGCGCCCGGGCAGATGCCGCGAAGTCCGTGTCAGCGGGGACGGCAACCAAGCGAACGACGGCGGGACCCGCTTCGGACGGCCCCGGGGCGGCGACTGCCGGAAACCGCAACCGGCGGATCGTCGGCTTGCTGATCCTGGCGTTCTGCGGTCAGTCCGGCGCCTACTATGCCACCACCGCGTGGCTGCCGCTGTTACTGTCCGAGACGCGGGGGCTCGGCCTGGCCGCCTCAGGTGCCACCGCCTCGCTGTTCCAGGTTGCCGCCATCGCGGGCGCGTTCGGCGTGCCGCTGCTGGCGGCGCGGACCCGCACGTGGATTCCGGTCGCGGTGATCGGGCTCTGCTGGATCACGTTGCCGATCGGGCTGCTCATCGCGCCGGAAGCCTACGCACTCTGGTCGATCATCGGCGGCGTTGCCCAGGGCGGCGGCTTCACCGCCATCTTTTCGCTGATCCCGCGCATCACCCGCAGCGACAAGGAGGCGGCCTCGGCCTCTGCCCGCATCCAGTCCGGCGGTTACCTGGCGGCCACGTGCGCGCCACCCCTGGCTGGCTGGCTCAACTCGGTGACAGGCGGCTGGTCGGCGCCGCTGCTCCTCGTCCTCGCTGCGACCCTGGCCTTCGCCGTCGGCGGGCTGCTGGCAGTGCGCCTGTCCGAACGGCGGTGA
- a CDS encoding SRPBCC family protein: MNEHKGLALALECLVEAPRPQVFSLLSEPEWLAKWWGPAGFTLPAATTDFRVGGSYRFSMQPPEGELFHLAGEFLEIEPPVRLVYTFRWEEPAPDDRQTVVVLLLEEEANATRIFLEQRSFATEERLELHRAGWTESFAKLRELLSSLQ; the protein is encoded by the coding sequence ATGAATGAGCATAAAGGCCTGGCCCTGGCATTGGAATGCCTTGTCGAGGCGCCGCGCCCACAGGTCTTTAGCCTCCTGTCCGAACCGGAATGGCTGGCGAAATGGTGGGGGCCTGCCGGCTTCACCCTGCCGGCGGCAACGACGGACTTTCGGGTGGGCGGAAGCTACCGCTTCTCGATGCAGCCGCCCGAGGGGGAGTTGTTCCACCTGGCAGGCGAGTTTCTTGAGATCGAGCCTCCGGTCCGCCTCGTCTACACCTTTCGTTGGGAGGAGCCCGCACCTGACGACAGGCAGACCGTCGTCGTACTTTTGTTGGAGGAGGAGGCGAACGCCACGCGCATCTTTCTTGAACAACGTTCTTTTGCGACTGAGGAACGCCTCGAGCTGCACCGGGCGGGCTGGACGGAGTCTTTCGCGAAATTGCGCGAACTTCTTTCCTCTCTGCAATAA
- a CDS encoding SDR family NAD(P)-dependent oxidoreductase codes for MTAPKTIVITGASDGIGAAAAQILHAQGDKVVLVGRSPEKTEHVAKPLGADWFTADFQDLHQVRTLAKTLKANYPRIDVLANNAGGLFTGPERTGDGFEKTFQVNHLAPFLLTHELLDVLLDSRASIVNTSSIAAKLFGRINIDDPNTWNGFTPNKAYGNSKLANILFTRGLHQRYSAQGLSTVAFHPGNVATNFAAETTSYLRHVYRTALSRFLITPERGGANLAYFCTGMPGTDWESGRYYSDRRRISRTNPQAADNNLVRRHWEASAHMLGLPV; via the coding sequence ATGACCGCACCGAAGACCATCGTTATCACCGGCGCGAGCGACGGCATCGGCGCAGCCGCCGCCCAGATCCTGCATGCCCAGGGCGACAAGGTAGTCCTCGTCGGGCGGTCCCCGGAGAAGACCGAACACGTCGCCAAGCCGCTGGGCGCGGACTGGTTCACCGCCGACTTCCAGGACCTCCATCAGGTCCGCACCCTCGCCAAAACACTGAAGGCAAACTACCCGCGCATCGATGTCCTGGCCAACAACGCCGGCGGGCTTTTCACCGGCCCCGAACGCACCGGCGACGGGTTCGAGAAGACGTTCCAGGTCAACCACCTGGCGCCATTCCTGCTCACGCACGAACTGCTCGACGTCCTGCTCGACAGCCGCGCCAGCATTGTCAACACCTCAAGCATCGCGGCCAAGCTCTTCGGCCGGATCAACATTGACGACCCGAACACTTGGAACGGTTTCACGCCGAACAAGGCCTACGGCAACAGCAAGCTCGCCAACATCCTCTTCACCCGCGGCCTGCATCAGCGCTACAGCGCCCAAGGCCTTTCCACGGTCGCGTTCCATCCCGGAAATGTCGCCACCAACTTCGCCGCGGAGACCACCAGCTACCTCCGCCACGTCTATCGGACCGCGCTCAGCCGCTTCCTCATCACGCCCGAGCGCGGCGGCGCCAACCTCGCCTACTTCTGCACCGGCATGCCCGGCACGGACTGGGAATCCGGCCGCTACTACAGCGACCGCCGCCGGATCAGCCGGACCAATCCGCAGGCCGCCGACAACAACCTCGTCCGGCGGCACTGGGAAGCAAGCGCCCACATGCTCGGCCTCCCCGTCTGA
- a CDS encoding acyl-CoA dehydrogenase family protein — MNTTDTLTRTPWAGTADDAELEHWRGVAQSVADQLAVDVLERDRANLQPVAEAQLLRSSGLLNLLVPAEFGGGGGHFEAAFETVRVLATVDGSISQLLAYHYFNQACIGFYADPARQAAWWRRTVEGGWLWGDSVNPVDPTLILSPEGEGYRLNGLKRFSTGSGVGDVIIINAAIEGGADHSKVLAFVLETSREGLELVDDWDNLGQRLTGSGSVKYTNVPVHPSDILGEVTDEPISTLLTPGVQLGFANFYLGVAQGALRQGREILLARKNSWFLSGAETYAHDPVFQRVLGELKARTAAVEALAEKLNRRYDREVARSASLSVQQRGEFAVAIAELKVVATEIGIEVSNRIYEVTGASSTKSSVGLDLFWRNVRTHSLHDPVDYKKIEVAAYYLHGELQPLSLYT, encoded by the coding sequence ATGAACACGACTGATACCTTGACCCGCACACCCTGGGCCGGAACGGCCGACGACGCCGAACTCGAGCACTGGCGGGGCGTTGCACAATCCGTGGCCGACCAGCTGGCTGTCGACGTCCTGGAGCGGGACCGGGCCAACCTGCAGCCGGTCGCTGAAGCACAGCTGCTGCGCTCTTCGGGCCTGCTTAACTTGCTGGTTCCTGCCGAATTCGGCGGGGGAGGGGGACACTTCGAGGCTGCGTTCGAAACCGTCCGCGTCCTCGCCACGGTGGACGGCTCCATCTCGCAGCTGCTGGCCTACCACTACTTCAACCAGGCCTGCATCGGGTTCTACGCCGACCCGGCCAGGCAGGCCGCCTGGTGGCGCCGTACCGTGGAGGGCGGCTGGCTCTGGGGCGACTCGGTCAACCCCGTGGACCCGACCCTGATCCTGAGCCCGGAGGGCGAAGGCTACCGGCTCAACGGCCTCAAGCGGTTCTCCACCGGCTCCGGTGTAGGCGACGTGATCATCATCAACGCCGCGATCGAGGGCGGCGCCGATCACAGCAAGGTCCTCGCCTTCGTTCTGGAAACGTCCCGGGAAGGCCTCGAGCTCGTGGATGACTGGGACAACCTCGGCCAGCGGCTGACTGGTTCCGGCTCCGTGAAGTACACCAACGTGCCGGTTCACCCGTCGGACATCCTCGGTGAGGTCACAGACGAGCCCATCTCCACGCTTCTCACGCCCGGCGTCCAGCTCGGCTTCGCCAACTTCTACCTCGGGGTAGCCCAGGGTGCGTTGCGGCAGGGCCGCGAGATCCTGCTTGCCCGCAAGAACTCCTGGTTCCTCTCGGGCGCCGAAACCTACGCTCACGACCCGGTATTCCAGCGTGTCCTCGGCGAACTGAAGGCCCGCACGGCTGCCGTCGAAGCTCTCGCCGAGAAGCTCAACCGGCGCTACGACCGCGAGGTCGCCCGCTCCGCCAGCCTGAGTGTGCAGCAGCGTGGCGAATTCGCCGTCGCCATTGCGGAGCTCAAGGTGGTGGCCACGGAGATCGGCATCGAGGTCTCCAACCGGATCTACGAGGTGACCGGGGCCAGCTCGACCAAGAGCTCCGTTGGCCTGGACCTGTTCTGGCGCAATGTGCGGACACATTCACTGCATGATCCCGTGGACTACAAGAAGATCGAGGTTGCCGCCTACTACCTGCACGGCGAACTTCAGCCGCTGTCCCTCTATACGTAG
- a CDS encoding VOC family protein, whose translation MTISLQYCQITVNDPEESLPFYRDGLGLEVRNDVSGNGFRWVTLGSGEAPAAEVVLSAPHAGRSQADGDILQELLVKGVLPIIVFRTDDLDAAFEKLVAAGAEVLQEPMEQQWGPRDCAFRDPSGNTVRITQNA comes from the coding sequence ATGACTATTTCACTTCAGTACTGCCAAATCACCGTCAACGATCCCGAAGAGTCCCTTCCGTTCTATCGCGACGGTCTGGGACTGGAAGTCCGGAACGATGTGTCCGGCAACGGCTTCCGCTGGGTCACCCTCGGCAGCGGGGAGGCGCCCGCCGCCGAGGTTGTGCTGTCCGCACCGCACGCCGGCCGCTCCCAGGCCGACGGCGACATCCTCCAGGAACTGCTGGTCAAGGGCGTCCTGCCGATCATTGTGTTCCGGACCGACGACCTGGACGCCGCCTTCGAGAAGCTGGTGGCTGCCGGGGCCGAGGTCCTGCAGGAGCCGATGGAGCAGCAGTGGGGACCGCGCGACTGTGCGTTCCGGGACCCCTCCGGCAACACCGTGCGGATCACGCAGAACGCCTAA
- a CDS encoding ABC transporter permease has protein sequence MSAATLEESAQAGPDTPRRTRPALITWAGYGMVLLVLALFAIGSPHFLQWSNLASVLNQAAVFAVAGIGLAIVIITGGDDVLEGGIDLSLGAVAGLAGTVTAVAVGAGAGVPVAVLGGLAVAAAIGAANGAAVVLGLRPLLATLATMGIATSLELVVSENLKVALEGSLFLWLRQGSVLGLPAAVVLLVLVAAAAWWALGRTAWGVNSYAVGQNATAASVAGLDPARYRFFSYVISSLLGGIAGVLLASRLSAAVPGIGAQILLDIILVAYMSTVFSRRLVVNIPGTVVAAVFVAGLANGLTLLGVASQWIGAAKGVLILLVLAVVVVRGRSADK, from the coding sequence ATGAGCGCCGCCACGCTGGAAGAATCCGCACAGGCAGGACCCGACACCCCTCGACGGACGCGTCCCGCATTGATCACCTGGGCGGGCTACGGCATGGTGCTGCTGGTCCTGGCCCTCTTCGCCATCGGCTCACCGCATTTCCTGCAATGGTCCAACCTGGCCTCGGTGCTGAACCAGGCCGCGGTCTTCGCCGTCGCGGGAATCGGACTGGCCATTGTCATCATCACCGGCGGGGACGACGTCCTCGAGGGAGGCATCGACCTCTCCCTTGGCGCCGTCGCGGGCCTGGCCGGAACCGTGACCGCGGTCGCCGTCGGTGCCGGGGCCGGAGTTCCGGTTGCCGTCCTGGGGGGACTGGCGGTCGCCGCCGCGATCGGAGCGGCGAACGGTGCTGCCGTCGTCCTCGGTCTCCGGCCCCTGCTGGCCACCTTGGCGACCATGGGCATCGCCACGTCGCTGGAACTCGTCGTGAGCGAGAACCTCAAGGTCGCATTGGAGGGGAGCCTCTTCCTGTGGCTGCGGCAAGGCAGCGTGCTCGGCCTGCCCGCCGCGGTCGTGCTGCTGGTGCTCGTGGCAGCCGCAGCCTGGTGGGCTCTTGGCAGGACGGCGTGGGGCGTGAACAGCTACGCGGTCGGGCAGAACGCCACCGCAGCGTCCGTCGCCGGACTCGATCCCGCACGCTACCGCTTCTTCAGCTACGTCATCAGCAGCCTGCTCGGCGGCATCGCGGGCGTGCTGCTCGCCTCGAGGCTCTCGGCCGCCGTGCCGGGGATCGGCGCGCAGATCCTGCTGGACATCATCCTGGTCGCCTACATGTCCACCGTGTTCTCCCGCCGGCTGGTGGTCAACATCCCGGGAACCGTCGTTGCGGCGGTCTTCGTGGCCGGACTGGCCAACGGCCTGACCCTCCTGGGGGTCGCCAGCCAGTGGATCGGCGCCGCGAAGGGCGTGCTGATCCTGCTTGTACTCGCAGTTGTGGTCGTCCGAGGAAGGAGCGCCGACAAATGA